The Mycolicibacterium doricum genome includes a region encoding these proteins:
- a CDS encoding aminotransferase class I/II-fold pyridoxal phosphate-dependent enzyme gives MSFHSLSRDGLTAEHERQQRNYTELQGKGLRLDLTRGKPSPAQLDLSNALLGLPGRDTYRDSEGTDVRNYGGLHGLPELRAIFGELLGIPVPNLIAGNNASLELMHDTVVFSMLHGGVDSPRPWVAEPVVKFVCPAPGYDRHFAITENLGIEMISVPMLEDGPDVDLIEELVAADPAIKGMWCVPVFGNPTGVTYSWEVVRRLVQMRTAASDFRLFWDNAYAVHTLTPHFTRQVDVLGLAAAAGNQNRPLVFASTSKITFAGAGVSFLGGSVGNIAWYLRHAGKKTIGPDKVNQLRHLKFFGDADGVRLHMQRHRELLAPKFALVGQVLEDRLGASKIASWTDPKGGYFVSLDVWPGTARRTVALAKDAGIAVTEAGSAFPYRKDPDDRNIRIAPSFPSEDDLRSAIDGLATCALLAATESLLG, from the coding sequence GTGTCGTTCCATTCCCTCAGCCGCGACGGCCTGACCGCCGAGCACGAGCGGCAGCAGCGCAATTACACCGAACTGCAGGGCAAGGGTCTGCGCCTGGACCTGACCCGTGGCAAGCCGTCGCCTGCCCAGCTCGACCTGTCGAACGCGCTACTCGGACTCCCCGGCCGGGATACCTACCGCGACAGCGAGGGCACCGACGTCCGCAACTACGGCGGGCTGCACGGTCTGCCGGAACTGCGCGCGATCTTCGGCGAACTGCTCGGCATCCCCGTGCCTAACCTGATCGCGGGCAACAACGCGAGCCTGGAGCTGATGCACGACACCGTGGTGTTCTCGATGCTGCACGGCGGAGTCGACTCGCCGCGGCCCTGGGTCGCCGAGCCGGTCGTCAAGTTCGTGTGCCCGGCGCCCGGCTACGACCGGCACTTCGCGATCACCGAGAACCTCGGCATCGAGATGATCTCCGTGCCGATGCTCGAAGACGGCCCCGACGTCGACCTCATCGAGGAACTCGTCGCCGCCGATCCGGCCATCAAGGGCATGTGGTGCGTTCCGGTGTTCGGCAACCCCACCGGCGTTACCTACTCCTGGGAGGTCGTCCGACGGCTGGTGCAGATGCGTACCGCCGCAAGCGACTTCCGTCTGTTCTGGGACAACGCCTACGCCGTGCACACCCTGACGCCGCACTTCACCCGGCAGGTCGACGTGCTTGGTCTGGCGGCCGCCGCGGGCAACCAGAACCGGCCGCTGGTGTTCGCCTCGACCAGCAAGATCACCTTCGCCGGCGCCGGGGTCAGCTTCCTGGGCGGTTCGGTGGGCAACATCGCCTGGTACCTTCGGCACGCCGGCAAGAAGACGATCGGCCCGGACAAGGTCAACCAGTTGCGACACCTGAAGTTCTTCGGTGACGCCGACGGCGTGCGACTGCACATGCAGCGCCACCGGGAACTGCTGGCGCCCAAGTTCGCGCTCGTCGGTCAGGTCCTCGAGGATCGGCTGGGCGCGTCGAAGATCGCCTCATGGACCGACCCGAAGGGCGGGTACTTCGTCAGCCTCGACGTGTGGCCGGGCACCGCCAGGCGCACGGTCGCGCTGGCCAAGGACGCGGGCATCGCGGTGACCGAAGCCGGGTCGGCTTTCCCGTATCGAAAAGATCCGGATGACAGAAACATCCGGATCGCCCCGTCGTTCCCCTCGGAGGACGACCTGCGGTCGGCCATCGACGGCCTGGCGACGTGTGCGCTGCTGGCCGCCACCGAGTCACTGCTCGGTTGA
- a CDS encoding S1C family serine protease → MGMPGLRWVSVFSAVLAALLTLVGPLAPATSSAVPADPVAAAAAVEPAVARIDTEIDYQSAIGTGTGVVLDPGGQVLTNYHVVQGADRLNATVAGRSYPAELVGYDRGRDIAVIQLLGAGGLPVAPIGDSAALVPGEPVVALGNAQGSAAPLTREYGTVTAFGRTVEAEDSLTGASDQLTGLIEFAAPVRAGDSGGPVVNSAGQVVGITTAASVNYRMGPGGKGFAIPINEAIGVANQIRSRVPSDTVHIGPPALLGVGVRTAPSDVPGVLIQEVLRGGPAEAAGLMDRDVLIAINGTRLTSATALTYTLDRFYPGDVVDVTWIDRFGQERTAKVTLAPGP, encoded by the coding sequence ATGGGCATGCCTGGTCTCCGTTGGGTGTCTGTGTTCTCGGCCGTGCTGGCCGCGCTGCTCACACTGGTCGGTCCGTTGGCGCCGGCTACCTCGAGCGCCGTACCCGCTGACCCGGTCGCGGCGGCGGCAGCCGTCGAACCGGCAGTGGCGCGGATCGACACCGAGATCGACTACCAGAGCGCCATCGGCACCGGCACCGGTGTCGTGCTCGATCCAGGCGGCCAAGTGCTGACGAACTACCACGTCGTCCAGGGCGCCGATCGGCTCAACGCCACCGTCGCGGGCCGGTCGTATCCGGCCGAACTCGTCGGTTATGACCGCGGCCGCGATATCGCGGTGATCCAGTTGCTGGGGGCGGGTGGTCTGCCGGTTGCGCCGATCGGCGACTCTGCGGCGCTGGTACCCGGTGAGCCCGTCGTCGCCCTCGGCAACGCGCAGGGCTCCGCCGCGCCGTTGACCCGCGAGTACGGCACCGTCACCGCCTTCGGCCGCACGGTCGAGGCCGAGGACTCATTGACCGGCGCCTCCGACCAGCTCACCGGCCTGATCGAGTTCGCCGCGCCCGTGCGCGCGGGCGATTCGGGCGGACCGGTCGTCAACAGCGCCGGCCAGGTCGTCGGCATCACCACCGCCGCGTCGGTGAACTACCGGATGGGGCCCGGCGGCAAGGGCTTCGCCATCCCGATCAACGAGGCGATCGGCGTGGCGAACCAGATCCGGTCACGGGTGCCGTCGGACACCGTCCACATCGGACCACCCGCGCTGCTCGGCGTCGGCGTCCGGACCGCCCCGAGCGACGTGCCGGGTGTCCTCATTCAGGAGGTGCTGCGCGGCGGACCCGCCGAGGCGGCCGGGCTGATGGACCGAGACGTGCTTATCGCGATCAATGGAACCCGTCTCACGTCGGCCACCGCGCTGACCTACACGCTGGACCGGTTCTACCCTGGCGACGTCGTGGATGTGACGTGGATCGACCGGTTCGGCCAAGAGCGCACCGCCAAGGTGACACTGGCTCCCGGGCCCTGA
- the ligD gene encoding non-homologous end-joining DNA ligase — MATPAEEVDVDGVAVRLTNPDKVYFPKLGSEGTKRKLVEYYLSVSKQMVSLLRNRPVHLQRFPDGIDGEEIYQKRVPQKHPDYLETCTVTFPSGRTADALKVTHPASIAWAAQMGTITLHPWQVRCPDVEHPDELRIDLDPQPGMGFREASVIAVDVLKPLLGELGLLGYPKTSGGRGIHVFLRIKADWDFVAVRRAGIALAREVERRAPDAVTTSWWKEQRGERLFIDYNQNARDRTFASAYSARKTPIATVSTPLTWAELADADPDDYTITTVPKFLATRPDPWAGIDDNPQSIETLLEMVVADEERGLGDLPYPPNYPKMPGEPPRVQPSKKVAAHWADEGNRL, encoded by the coding sequence ATGGCAACGCCGGCAGAGGAAGTCGACGTCGACGGTGTCGCCGTCCGGCTGACCAACCCGGACAAGGTCTACTTCCCCAAGCTCGGTTCGGAAGGCACCAAACGGAAGCTGGTGGAGTACTACCTGTCCGTCAGCAAGCAGATGGTGTCACTGCTGCGAAACCGTCCCGTGCATCTGCAGCGGTTCCCCGACGGGATCGACGGCGAGGAGATCTACCAGAAGCGGGTCCCGCAGAAGCATCCCGACTATCTCGAGACGTGCACCGTGACGTTCCCGTCCGGCCGTACCGCGGACGCGCTGAAGGTCACCCATCCGGCGTCGATCGCCTGGGCGGCGCAGATGGGAACGATCACACTGCATCCGTGGCAGGTGCGCTGTCCCGACGTCGAACATCCCGACGAACTCCGCATAGACCTCGACCCGCAGCCCGGCATGGGTTTTCGGGAGGCCAGCGTGATCGCCGTCGACGTCCTCAAACCGCTGCTCGGTGAACTAGGACTGCTCGGTTATCCGAAGACCTCGGGAGGGCGCGGAATCCACGTGTTCCTGCGAATCAAGGCCGACTGGGATTTCGTCGCGGTGCGGCGCGCGGGGATCGCACTGGCCCGCGAGGTCGAGCGGCGCGCACCTGATGCCGTCACCACCTCGTGGTGGAAGGAGCAGCGCGGCGAGCGGTTGTTCATCGACTACAATCAGAACGCCCGCGACCGCACCTTCGCCTCGGCCTATTCGGCGCGCAAGACGCCGATCGCGACGGTGTCGACACCGCTCACCTGGGCCGAACTCGCCGACGCCGACCCCGACGACTACACGATCACTACCGTGCCGAAATTCCTTGCAACCCGGCCTGATCCGTGGGCGGGAATCGACGACAATCCGCAGTCGATCGAGACGTTGCTGGAAATGGTGGTCGCCGACGAGGAGCGAGGCCTGGGCGATCTGCCGTACCCGCCCAATTACCCCAAGATGCCTGGCGAGCCGCCACGGGTTCAGCCAAGTAAGAAGGTGGCCGCCCACTGGGCCGACGAGGGCAACCGGTTGTGA
- a CDS encoding ATP-dependent DNA ligase, translating to MEAVDLPVRPPLEPMLAKAQAKVPDHPGVWSYEPKWDGFRALVFRDGDDVVLLSRSGKDLGRYFPEVLVSVRDELTPRCVLDGEIVVPREIGGRTRLDWESLSQRIHPAASRIKMLSEQTPAHFIGFDAIAVGDASLMKEPFRNRRQALMDAVEEKTWCHVTRTTEDPALGARWLEEFEGAGLDGVIAKRLDGSYLPGKREMVKVKHARDADCVAVGYRIHKSGEGIGSVLLGLYTDGGDLHMVGGAASFTAKDRLKLLAELEPLREGDEVREGDPSRWNSAADKRWIPVRPEKVAEVAYDQMEGNPLQGRRFRHAVKFRRWRPDRDPASCTFDQLEVPLTYDLYDVLES from the coding sequence ATGGAAGCCGTGGATCTCCCCGTCAGACCGCCGCTCGAACCCATGCTCGCCAAGGCGCAGGCCAAAGTGCCCGACCACCCCGGTGTCTGGTCGTACGAACCGAAGTGGGACGGTTTCCGGGCGCTGGTCTTCCGTGACGGCGACGACGTGGTTCTGCTTTCCCGTAGCGGGAAGGACCTCGGCCGCTACTTCCCCGAGGTCCTCGTTTCGGTGCGCGACGAACTCACCCCTCGCTGTGTGCTCGACGGTGAGATCGTCGTGCCGCGTGAGATCGGCGGCCGCACACGGCTGGACTGGGAGTCGCTGAGCCAACGCATCCACCCGGCCGCGTCGCGCATCAAGATGCTCTCCGAACAGACGCCCGCGCATTTCATCGGGTTCGACGCGATCGCCGTCGGGGACGCGTCGCTGATGAAGGAGCCGTTCCGAAATCGGCGCCAGGCTCTGATGGACGCAGTCGAGGAGAAGACGTGGTGCCACGTCACCCGCACCACCGAGGACCCTGCCCTCGGCGCGCGGTGGCTGGAGGAGTTCGAGGGCGCCGGCCTCGACGGGGTGATCGCCAAACGCCTCGACGGGTCGTATCTGCCGGGGAAGCGGGAGATGGTCAAGGTCAAACACGCCCGCGACGCCGACTGTGTGGCCGTCGGATACCGCATCCACAAGAGCGGGGAAGGGATCGGCTCGGTCTTGCTCGGCCTCTACACCGACGGCGGCGATCTTCACATGGTCGGCGGTGCGGCGTCTTTCACCGCCAAGGACCGGCTCAAACTGCTCGCCGAACTGGAACCGCTGCGCGAAGGGGACGAGGTGCGGGAGGGCGATCCGAGCCGGTGGAATTCCGCGGCGGACAAGCGCTGGATACCGGTCCGGCCAGAGAAGGTCGCCGAGGTCGCTTACGACCAGATGGAGGGCAACCCGTTGCAAGGCAGGCGTTTCCGACATGCCGTGAAGTTCCGGCGGTGGCGACCGGACCGAGATCCGGCCAGCTGCACCTTCGATCAGCTGGAGGTCCCGCTCACCTACGACCTCTACGACGTCCTGGAATCCTGA
- a CDS encoding acyl-ACP desaturase has translation MAKDLTEVQLLTELEPVVEANLNRHLRMRKDWNPHDYIPWSDGKNFYALGGQDWDPEQSKLSEVAQTAMVQNLLTEDNLPSYHREIAMNFSLDGAWGQWVNRWTAEENRHGIALRDYLTVTRAIDPVELEELRVEQMTRGFSPGQNQQGEDKLFARSLFDSVIYVTFQELATRVSHRNTGKACSEPVADQLLQRVSADENLHMIFYRDVSEAGFDIAPDQAMYSLHHVLRNFKMPGYTVPDFRRKAVVIAVGGVYDPRIHLDDVVLPVLKKWRIFEREDFTGEAARMRDDLGVLMEELEETCEKFETAKQRRLEREAKMAEKRNAKKSVSV, from the coding sequence GTGGCGAAAGACCTGACTGAAGTCCAACTGCTCACCGAGCTCGAACCGGTCGTGGAGGCCAATCTCAACCGGCATCTGCGGATGCGCAAGGACTGGAACCCGCACGACTACATTCCGTGGTCGGACGGCAAGAATTTCTACGCACTGGGCGGTCAGGACTGGGACCCCGAGCAATCGAAGCTCTCGGAGGTCGCGCAGACCGCGATGGTGCAGAACCTGCTGACCGAGGACAACCTGCCCTCGTATCACCGCGAGATCGCGATGAACTTCAGCCTCGACGGCGCGTGGGGTCAGTGGGTCAACCGCTGGACGGCCGAGGAGAACCGGCACGGCATCGCGCTGCGTGACTACCTGACCGTCACCCGCGCGATCGACCCGGTGGAACTCGAGGAACTGCGCGTCGAGCAGATGACCCGCGGCTTCTCGCCGGGCCAGAACCAGCAGGGTGAGGACAAGCTCTTCGCCCGGAGCTTGTTCGACTCGGTCATCTACGTGACCTTCCAGGAACTCGCCACCCGCGTCTCGCATCGCAACACCGGCAAGGCATGTTCGGAGCCGGTCGCCGACCAGTTGCTTCAGCGTGTCTCGGCCGACGAGAACCTGCACATGATCTTCTACCGCGACGTCTCCGAGGCCGGCTTCGACATCGCCCCCGACCAGGCCATGTATTCGCTGCACCACGTCCTGCGCAACTTCAAGATGCCCGGGTACACCGTCCCCGACTTCCGCCGCAAGGCTGTCGTGATCGCCGTCGGCGGTGTCTACGACCCGCGAATCCACCTCGACGACGTGGTCTTGCCGGTGCTCAAGAAGTGGCGGATCTTCGAGCGCGAGGACTTCACCGGTGAGGCCGCCCGCATGCGCGACGACCTCGGCGTGCTGATGGAGGAACTCGAGGAAACGTGCGAGAAGTTCGAGACCGCCAAGCAACGCCGCCTCGAACGCGAAGCCAAGATGGCCGAGAAGCGGAACGCCAAGAAGTCCGTGTCCGTCTGA
- the gluQRS gene encoding tRNA glutamyl-Q(34) synthetase GluQRS gives MTRSPAGRFAPSPSADLHIGNLRTAVLAWLFARSTGRRFLMRVEDLDYRADSGIAARQLDDLAALGLTWEGPADYQSAHRDRYDSVIDGLVAAGLVYECYCSRRDIAQAPRAPHAPHGAYPGVCRDLSDAEREARRDETSRPPALRLRTDVITYTVTDLLHGTYTGIVDDFVVRRGDGVPAYNLAVVVDDAAAGIDQVVRGHDLLSSSPRQAYLARLLGHPEPVYAHVPLVLNEDGARLAKRDGAVTLAEIGVARAFAQITDSLGWPAGDLDELLSRFDPARLPRQPWIFSPD, from the coding sequence ATGACCCGTTCCCCCGCGGGCCGGTTCGCGCCGAGCCCGTCGGCCGATCTGCACATCGGCAATCTGCGCACCGCGGTGCTCGCCTGGCTCTTCGCCCGGTCCACCGGCCGACGTTTTCTGATGCGTGTCGAAGACCTCGACTACCGTGCCGACTCCGGCATCGCGGCCCGCCAACTCGACGATCTGGCCGCGCTGGGCCTAACCTGGGAGGGCCCCGCCGACTATCAGTCCGCCCACCGCGACCGGTACGACAGCGTCATCGACGGTCTGGTCGCCGCCGGCCTGGTCTACGAGTGCTACTGCAGCAGGCGGGACATCGCACAGGCACCGCGCGCGCCGCACGCACCCCACGGCGCCTATCCAGGGGTATGCCGCGACCTCTCCGACGCCGAACGCGAGGCGCGCCGAGATGAGACCAGCAGGCCACCCGCGCTTCGGTTGCGCACCGACGTCATCACCTACACGGTCACCGACCTGCTACACGGCACCTACACCGGTATCGTCGACGACTTCGTGGTCCGCCGCGGAGACGGTGTGCCGGCCTACAACCTCGCCGTGGTGGTCGACGACGCCGCCGCGGGCATCGACCAGGTAGTGCGCGGCCACGACCTGCTCAGCTCCTCACCGCGGCAGGCCTACCTCGCCCGGCTGCTCGGCCACCCCGAACCCGTCTACGCGCACGTGCCGTTGGTGCTCAACGAAGACGGCGCCCGCCTCGCCAAACGCGACGGGGCCGTGACGCTCGCCGAGATCGGGGTGGCGCGCGCGTTCGCCCAGATCACCGACTCGCTCGGCTGGCCCGCCGGCGACCTCGACGAACTGCTCTCGCGTTTCGACCCGGCCCGGCTGCCGCGACAGCCGTGGATATTTTCCCCGGACTGA
- a CDS encoding cytochrome P450, which yields MTAMTTADAHTLLGRLLDPANRADPYPLYADLRAAGPLVLPAANLVVFSTFADCDEVLRHPASASDRLKSSVAQREIAAGAVARPFGAPGFLFLDPPDHTRLRRLVSSAFVPRVVKALEPEIVALVDSLLDTVAAKGQFDAVADLAYPLPVAVICRLLGVPLEHEPQFSRASALLAQSLDPFITVTGQAAQGFDQRREAALWLREYLRELITQRRAEPRSDLISGLIAAEEAGDQLTEEEIVATCNLLLVAGHETTVNLIANAILAMLRHRGGWRALAADPQRVSAVAEETLRYDPPVQLVARIAAEELTVGGVTVPKGDSMLLLVAAAHRDPDVFDRADEFDPDRTQIRHLGFGKGPHFCLGAPLARLEAAVALSAVTARFPDARLAADPVYKPNLTLRGMETLPVAI from the coding sequence ATGACAGCCATGACCACCGCGGATGCCCACACGCTGCTCGGCCGGCTGCTCGACCCGGCCAACAGGGCCGATCCGTACCCGCTGTACGCGGATCTGCGCGCCGCCGGCCCGCTGGTGCTGCCCGCGGCCAACCTGGTGGTGTTCTCCACGTTCGCCGACTGTGACGAGGTGCTGCGGCACCCCGCCTCGGCCAGTGACCGGCTGAAGTCGAGCGTCGCGCAGCGGGAGATCGCCGCGGGAGCGGTGGCACGCCCGTTCGGCGCTCCCGGGTTCCTGTTCCTCGATCCGCCGGACCACACGCGGTTGCGCCGGTTGGTCAGCTCGGCGTTCGTACCGAGGGTGGTCAAGGCGCTGGAACCGGAGATCGTGGCGCTGGTGGACTCGCTGCTGGACACGGTGGCGGCCAAGGGGCAGTTCGACGCCGTCGCCGACCTGGCGTATCCGCTCCCGGTGGCGGTGATCTGCCGCCTGCTCGGCGTGCCGCTGGAGCACGAGCCGCAGTTCAGCCGAGCGTCGGCGCTGCTGGCCCAGTCGCTCGACCCGTTCATCACCGTCACCGGTCAGGCGGCGCAGGGATTCGATCAGCGGCGCGAGGCGGCATTGTGGTTGCGGGAGTACCTGCGGGAGCTGATCACACAACGTCGCGCCGAACCGCGAAGCGACCTGATATCCGGGCTGATCGCCGCCGAGGAAGCCGGTGACCAGCTGACCGAGGAAGAGATCGTCGCGACCTGCAACCTGCTGCTGGTGGCCGGGCACGAGACGACGGTAAACCTGATCGCCAACGCGATTCTGGCGATGTTGCGCCATCGTGGTGGGTGGCGTGCCCTGGCGGCGGATCCGCAGCGGGTCTCGGCGGTCGCCGAGGAGACCCTGCGCTACGACCCGCCCGTGCAGCTGGTCGCGCGCATCGCGGCCGAGGAGCTGACGGTCGGCGGGGTGACAGTGCCCAAGGGCGACAGCATGCTGCTGCTGGTGGCGGCCGCGCATCGAGACCCGGACGTGTTCGACCGGGCCGACGAGTTCGACCCCGACCGGACGCAGATCCGGCATCTCGGTTTCGGCAAGGGCCCGCACTTTTGCCTCGGAGCGCCGCTGGCCCGGTTGGAGGCGGCCGTGGCCCTGTCGGCGGTGACGGCCCGCTTCCCGGACGCCCGGTTGGCCGCCGACCCGGTCTACAAGCCGAACCTGACGTTGCGCGGCATGGAGACGCTTCCCGTGGCCATCTAG
- the tgt gene encoding tRNA guanosine(34) transglycosylase Tgt — MHQQFFTVEARLAGQRGRVGVIHTPHGDIRTPAFIAVGTQATVKAVLPETMKLLGAQAILANAYHLYLQPGPDIVDAAGGLGAFMNWPGPTFTDSGGFQVMSLGVGFKKVLAMDTTRVQTDDIIAEGKERLAHVDDDGVTFRSHLDGSRHRFTPEVSIGIQHQLGADIIFAFDELTTLVNTRGYQERSVQRTHEWAVRCLAEHRRLRAKRSHKPSQALFGVVQGAQYEDLRRHAARGLAGLGFDGFGIGGALEKQNLATIVGWVTDELPEDKPRHLLGISEPDDLFAAVAAGADTFDCVSPSRVARNAAVYSATGRYNITGSRYRRDFSPIDGECDCYTCAHYTRAYIHHLFKAKEILASTLCTIHNERFVVRLVESIRAAILAGEFDELREHVVGRYYG, encoded by the coding sequence GTGCACCAGCAATTCTTCACCGTCGAGGCGCGACTCGCGGGTCAGCGCGGCCGGGTCGGTGTGATCCACACCCCGCACGGAGACATCCGCACCCCCGCATTCATTGCGGTGGGCACCCAGGCCACGGTTAAGGCGGTGTTGCCTGAGACGATGAAATTACTTGGAGCCCAAGCCATCCTGGCCAACGCCTACCATCTGTACCTGCAGCCGGGGCCGGACATCGTCGACGCCGCGGGCGGACTGGGCGCCTTCATGAACTGGCCAGGGCCCACCTTCACCGACAGTGGCGGGTTCCAGGTGATGTCGCTCGGCGTGGGGTTCAAGAAGGTGCTCGCGATGGACACCACACGCGTGCAGACCGACGACATCATCGCCGAGGGAAAAGAACGGCTGGCACACGTCGACGACGACGGCGTGACGTTCCGCTCGCATCTGGACGGCTCCCGTCACCGGTTCACGCCCGAGGTGTCGATCGGCATCCAGCATCAGTTGGGCGCCGACATCATCTTCGCGTTCGACGAGCTCACCACACTCGTCAACACCCGCGGATATCAGGAGCGGTCGGTGCAGCGCACCCATGAGTGGGCGGTGCGGTGCCTGGCTGAACACCGCCGCCTGCGCGCGAAGCGCTCGCACAAACCGTCGCAGGCACTGTTCGGTGTCGTGCAGGGCGCCCAGTACGAGGACCTGCGGCGACACGCCGCGCGCGGGCTGGCTGGCCTGGGCTTCGACGGGTTCGGCATCGGTGGTGCGCTGGAGAAGCAGAACCTCGCCACCATCGTGGGCTGGGTGACCGACGAGCTACCGGAGGACAAACCGCGCCACCTGCTCGGGATCAGCGAACCCGACGACCTGTTCGCCGCCGTCGCCGCCGGCGCCGACACCTTCGACTGTGTGTCGCCCTCGCGGGTGGCCCGCAACGCGGCGGTGTACTCGGCGACCGGACGATACAACATCACGGGGTCGCGCTACCGGCGCGACTTCTCGCCGATCGACGGCGAATGCGACTGCTACACCTGCGCGCACTACACCCGCGCCTACATCCACCACCTGTTCAAGGCCAAGGAGATCCTTGCCTCGACGCTGTGCACGATCCACAACGAGCGTTTCGTCGTCCGTCTCGTCGAGTCGATCCGGGCCGCCATCCTGGCCGGTGAATTCGACGAGCTGCGGGAGCACGTCGTCGGGCGTTACTACGGTTGA
- a CDS encoding lipoprotein LpqH has translation MKRGFVVSVGGAAIVVAALAGCSSDSGSSESTTSADAGDTATASASAEATSAPGAARVVIDGQEQNIQGTVACTSMGGNLNIAIGQATTGIGAVVTEADPPAVQSVGLGNVNGVTLGFQQGTGQGNAEVEKDDTTYTIKGNATGVDMANPLQPVTKPFEIEVTCP, from the coding sequence GTGAAGCGTGGTTTCGTGGTGAGTGTCGGTGGGGCGGCGATCGTCGTCGCCGCGCTGGCGGGCTGTTCCTCGGACAGCGGTTCCTCCGAGTCGACCACATCCGCGGACGCCGGCGACACCGCCACGGCTAGCGCATCGGCGGAGGCCACCTCGGCCCCCGGTGCCGCGAGGGTCGTCATCGACGGTCAGGAGCAGAACATCCAGGGCACCGTCGCCTGCACCTCCATGGGCGGCAACCTCAACATCGCGATCGGTCAGGCCACCACCGGGATCGGCGCGGTGGTGACCGAAGCCGACCCGCCCGCGGTGCAATCCGTCGGTCTGGGCAACGTCAACGGCGTCACGCTCGGCTTCCAGCAGGGCACCGGCCAGGGCAACGCCGAGGTGGAGAAGGACGACACGACCTACACCATCAAGGGCAACGCGACCGGGGTCGACATGGCCAACCCGCTGCAACCGGTGACCAAACCGTTCGAGATCGAGGTCACCTGCCCGTAA
- a CDS encoding PE-PPE domain-containing protein, which produces MAKHRRRRRPPLTPILVAGATAGLSTALALGHATTATAATIPTATTVIGVGGWKDSTGERIPSKFQGALVLVPDRTYVGVLYPAQLPVDPSVAAGQAPLEEAVDAAERPVLIVGYSEGALVAERYKRALVAPDAPDADEGIAFMFIASPTVPNGGIYSRFPSLRIPGFTSTGAAAPSPYDETFVSLEYDLIADFPAYANPLSLANAALGFAYFHGDQGPDNVDLESAPQSVRVVTTDAGGTDTYVLIRAEQLPLLQPIRDLARVTGTTVVVEPFVGAVEPTLRLLVDMGYTDRDYRTVGVDEDADYQDADQPTRFSLITPPERIVETAKALPDALRDGAENFVDALPSTPTRETSPTRHQKQLAEDLRDEDPNGAGRATVKLRSGARNSTSRDENAPKTGPAARSEGQNQDQDQDQDPDGEKKRDPDPGDDSSAAAA; this is translated from the coding sequence GTGGCAAAGCATCGCAGACGGCGGCGACCGCCGCTCACACCGATTCTGGTCGCAGGTGCCACCGCGGGCCTGTCGACGGCACTGGCGCTGGGCCACGCCACCACCGCGACCGCTGCCACGATTCCGACCGCAACCACGGTGATCGGGGTCGGCGGCTGGAAGGATTCGACCGGCGAGCGAATCCCGAGCAAGTTCCAGGGCGCATTGGTATTGGTACCGGACCGGACCTACGTCGGTGTCCTGTACCCGGCCCAGCTACCCGTCGACCCGAGTGTGGCCGCGGGCCAGGCACCGCTGGAGGAGGCAGTCGACGCCGCCGAGAGGCCCGTGCTCATCGTCGGCTACTCGGAGGGAGCGCTGGTCGCCGAGCGCTACAAGCGCGCGCTGGTAGCGCCCGACGCCCCGGACGCCGACGAGGGCATCGCGTTCATGTTCATCGCCTCCCCGACCGTTCCCAACGGCGGCATCTACTCCCGCTTCCCCAGCCTACGGATCCCCGGCTTCACCAGCACCGGCGCGGCGGCGCCGTCACCGTACGACGAAACCTTCGTGAGCCTCGAATACGACCTGATCGCCGACTTCCCCGCCTACGCGAACCCGCTGTCACTGGCCAACGCCGCCCTTGGATTCGCGTACTTCCATGGCGACCAGGGACCCGACAACGTCGACCTGGAGTCCGCTCCGCAATCGGTCAGGGTCGTCACGACCGACGCGGGCGGCACCGACACCTACGTGCTGATCCGCGCCGAGCAACTCCCGCTGCTGCAGCCGATCCGCGATCTCGCCCGCGTCACCGGAACCACGGTGGTGGTCGAACCGTTCGTCGGCGCAGTCGAACCGACGCTGCGCCTGCTGGTCGACATGGGCTACACCGACCGCGACTACCGGACCGTCGGGGTCGACGAGGACGCCGACTACCAGGACGCTGACCAGCCGACGCGATTCTCGTTGATCACACCGCCCGAACGGATCGTCGAGACCGCGAAGGCCCTGCCCGACGCATTGCGTGACGGCGCGGAGAACTTCGTCGACGCCCTCCCTTCAACGCCGACGCGGGAGACGTCTCCCACTAGACACCAGAAGCAGCTTGCCGAGGACCTGCGGGACGAGGACCCGAATGGCGCAGGACGCGCCACCGTCAAGCTGAGATCCGGCGCCCGGAATTCCACGAGTCGCGACGAGAATGCACCGAAGACTGGGCCCGCCGCGCGGTCCGAGGGCCAGAACCAAGATCAAGATCAAGACCAAGATCCAGATGGGGAAAAAAAGCGGGACCCGGATCCGGGCGATGACAGCTCGGCCGCTGCCGCATGA